TATTATAGTGATGATTGAAAACTATAGAACTGGTAAAATCTGGGATCTTTTTATGCAAGCCCCAGAAATTCAACAGGGACTAAAAAAACTTGGTTTTACAAGTCCCTATTTAAAATAGTGGTCTGTGGAATCATTTTCGATCCATCACACGTTGAAAATGGTTCCTACCACGAAAATGACATTGCATAGTAATAAGAAAGTTCAACAATCAAATTGAACATCTACCATAAATATTAAGTTGCGCAGGGTAGAAAGTTCATGCGCACATTAACAAAAGATAATAAGATGAAAAAAGTAGTAGGTACTTTCCTTCTTGCATTTCTAGCTTGGCATACAAGTTCGGCTCAAACCAATCAGAAAATGGACAAGTTTATTGATCAGCTGATGGCTAAGATGACTGTCGAAGAAAAGATTGGACAACTTAATCTAGTAACAGGTGGTGAGGCGACTACAGGAACCACTGTCTCCACCGATGTGGAATCAAAAATTAGAAATGGTCAAATCGGTGGTATTTTTAGCATGAGTACCCCCGCTAAGATCCGCAAAACACAGGAGATAGCCATTAAGCAGTCCCGTTTGAAAATACCCATTATCTTTGGTATGGATGTGATTCATGGGTACCGTACGGTGTTCCCAATTCCTTTAGGTCTTGCCGCTACCTGGGACATGAACTTAATTCAACAATCTGCGCGTATCGCGGCAGAGGAAGCTACTGCAGATGGAATCAATTGGGCATTTTCGCCAATGGTTGATATTTCTCGCGATCCGCGATGGGGTCGTATTTCTGAAGGTGCGGGTGAAGATACCTATCTTAGCTCAAGGGTTGCTGAGGCTATTGTCCATGGTTTCCAAGGTGATAATCTCGCGGCATACAACACCATGATGGCCTGCGTCAAACATTTTGCCTTATATGGTGCCGCTGAAGGTGGCCGTGACTACAACAGCACAGATATGAGCCTCCACCGCATGTACAATGAATATTTACCACCTTACAAAGCGGCTTTAGATGCTGGAGCGGGAAGTATTATGACTTCCTTTAATGATATCAATGGAGTCCCTGCCTCGGCAAACAAATGGTTAATGACTGATGTCTTACGGAAGCAATGGGGCTTTAAAGGATTGGTCGTAACCGATTATACTGCTGTAAACGAATTAACAGCACACGGTCTTGGTGATCTCCAGCAGGTCTCTGCTTTAAGCCTGAATGCTGGCGTTGATATGGATATGGTCGGTGAAGGATTTCTGACGACACTAAAAAAATCTTTGGATGCTGGAAAAGTCAAGATTGCAGATATTGACAGGGCTTGCCGTTTTGTTTTGGAGGCCAAGTATAAATTAGGCTTATTTGACGATCCTTATCGCTATTGTGACGAAAAACGTGCAAAAACTGTGATCGGATCGGCTGCCAATCATGCCAAAGCCAGAGAAATTGCAGCAAAATCATTTGTTTTGTTGAAAAACGAAAACCAAGTGCTTCCATTAAAAAAAACAGGAACAGTTGCTGTCATTGGCCCACTTGCCAATTCAGGTCCAAATATGCCCGGAACCTGGAGTGTCAGTGCTGAATTGGACAAAACGGCCTCTTTAGTTGATGGAATGAAGGCCGTTTTAGGCAATAAAGTAAATATCCTCACCCATCTCGGAAGTAATTTATTGGAGGATCCGATTTACCCAAAACCACGCAACCATGTTCGGCCGTACCATAGCACGCGATTCCCGAAAAGAAGAAGAGATCATTGCAGATGCCCTGAAAGTTGCCCAACAATCCGACGTCGTTGTGGCCGCACTTGGTGAAGCGTCTGAAATGTCAGGTGAAAGCTCCAGTCGCTCAGAGCTGGATATTCCGAAAAATCAACAAAAGCTGTTAAAAGCCCTATTAGCAACAGGAAAACCAGTTGTACTGGTATTATTTACAGGTAGGCCGCTAACGCTCACCTGGGAAGATGCTCACGTGCCCGCGATATTAAACGTTTGGTTTGGTGGAACGGAAACAGGAAAAGCAGTAGCCGATGTTTTATTTGGGGACGTCGTTCCTTCAGGAAAGATTACGGCCACTTTCCCACGCAATGTTGGTCAGATTCCGATCTATTATGCACACAAAAATACCGGCAGACCTTATGGAAACTCGGGTGATTTTGAAAAATTCAAATCAAATTACCTGGATGTAAGCAATTCCCCGCTCTACCCTTTTGGTTATGGATTAAGTTATACAACTTTTACCTATAGTGACATCCGTCTTGACCGCAACACAATCGACGATAAAGGTACTCTTCAAGCAAGTATCGACATCAGTAATACCGGAAATTATGATGCGGAAGAAACGGTGCAACTCTATATCCAGGACTTAGTTGGCTCTGTCACTCGTCCCGTAAAAGAATTAAAAGGGTTTCAAAAAATATTCCTCAAAAAAGGAGAACAAAAAACCGTAAACTTTAACATCAAAGTAGACGATCTTAAATTCTTCGACAACAACCTCAATTATGTTGCCGAACCAGGGAATTTCAAAGTCTATATTGGTCCGAACAGTCGCGATGTAAAAGAAAAAGAATTTGAATTGCTTTAAATCTATTGCAACTGTATAAAAAACAAGGCGGACCTTAGGAAATAAGGTCCGCCTTGTTTATGTTAGGCTGTCGTTACGCCTACCTATTTCATATTCCCATTAAAGCTTTCAAACAATACGCGCAATTCCGCCGCTTTTTCTGGATAATCCTTTAAAATATTTGTTCTTTCGCTCGGATCCCAGGCAATGTTATGTAATTCTTCAATAGCATCATAGGGTTTGCCCGAAATCTGATTGACTCCGCCTGCTACCCGCCGATACTTCCAGTCACCTGACCGAACAGCCTCAACATGTCCATAATTCACTAAAAATATCGGTCTGTGTGCTGTTTTTAAATCTTCCGATTTCCCATTCAACAAAGAATCGATAGCTTGGCCATCAATGGATTTCTTCGGCAAGGATGCACCAGTCCATTTGGCTATCGTAGGCAATACATCCAAGTTGCTAATTGCCTGCCGAATAACTTTTCCTTCTTGTGCATAGCCTTTGCCATAAACAATGAAAGGCACACGAACACCACCTTCTGTTGTTTCGGCTTTCGAACCTTTGAAGACTCCAGCAGTACCCACATGCCAATTTTTTGTGGCATGATCATCAGACATCCGCGATGGATAGGATATCCAGGGACCATTGTCACTTGAAAAAATCAAAATGGTATTATCGGCAAGGCCTTTTCGTTCAACCGTTTTCCAGAGCTCCGAAAAATTATGATCTAACTCCTGCATCACCGCACCAAGTGGGCCTGCATTTTGCTGATCTGCAAATCGGTTCTTTTTGTTGGCAAATGCCAAAGGAAGATGCGGGAAATTATGCGCATAGTATAAAAAGAATGGATGATCTTTATCTTGGTCTTCTATGAACTTCACTGTTTCTTTGTGATAAAGTGAGCTCAGGTCCGAATCATCAGGCGCAACGACTTCAGGTTTCCGATTCCTAAAGATCTTAATGACAGAGTCTGTTTTTACATAAGGATCGCGATAATCATGGCTATACAGCATGCCATAAAAAGAATCGAAGCCTTGTTGATTAGGATGATGGTAAGTCTGTTTATCCCCTAAATGCCATTTCCCTATTAACGCAGTTCTATAGCCTACCTTTTTTAATAATTCGGCAATCGTTTCCTCATCGTCAGGCAAGCCTAAATTTGACCCTGGACCGATCGGTGCAGGAAGATTATAACGGGAAGCATATCTTCCGGTTAATAAAGAAGCTCTTGACGGTGTACACGAGGGCGTAGAAACCATAAAGTTTGTTGCTCTCACGCCCTTACTGGCGATCGAGTCCAAAAAAGGGGTTGAGATATTCGGACTTCCATAACAACCAATGTCGCTATAACCAAGATCATCGGTCAGAATCAAGATAATATTAGGCTTTTTTTGCTGGGCATTGGCAAAAGCCACCAGTAAAAATAAAGCCATAGCGGTCATAAGTTTAGTGTATCGCATCATATTTGTATGAGTTAATTGGAATCGTGTCACAAGATAACAATTTTTACCAATTTGGATTCTGTTTTAGATTCGGATTGAGGTTAATTTCCCGTTGTGGGATGGGCCAGAGATAATGCTTTTTCGCATCAAAAACACGGCTTTCGGAGGCTGCTTCAACGACAACTGCCTCTCCGTTATTATTTTGATAGGTGATGCCATACACTTTACCAGGAACTACCTTTTCAGCAGTTTTCCATCGTCTTATATCCGCGAGATGCAATCCCTCAAATGCCAGTTCCACCGTACGCTCGCGACGAACCAACTGGCGAAGTTGTTCCTGATTTACTTGATTACTTATTATTGGAAGTTTTACATCAGTGCGCGAATTTCTAATTTGGTTAATGGCATCGTAAACACTGCCATCAATTTCGCCGAGCTCAATCTTTGCTTCCGCATAGGTCAATAATATTTCGGCATAACGCAGTAGCATGATATTCAACCCACTTTTTGAGGGGTTTGCCAAATCTTTTTTATCGATATATTTCTTTATATTGAAACCTGTTGTGGAAGCAATATAAGTACTCCCCACAGCATCAGCAGTACCACTATTGGGTGCAGGACGAAAAATAGCTCCATTTGGAAGCGGATCGCCATCCAAAAAAATTGACAAAGCAAGCCTCGGGTCGCGATTTTTAGAGGGATTTTTGGGATCATAACCACTATTGGCATCCGTAATTACCAACCCACTGGAAGTCTCGTAACTATCTGTCAAGGCTTTGGTAGGCACATAGGTACTTTGCCCATTTTGCTGGCTATAGGGGGCTAAGAGGTTAAAAACACTTTGTGTGTATATATTTTCCAAAAATTGCTTATCCAACAGCACCTCTTTATTATTTTCAGCCGCATACGTAAACAGATTTGCATACAGGGGGTAAAGCTCAAATCGTTTGCTATCGATAATCGTTTTTGCGGCTTTTGCTGCTGCTGCAAATCTCCCTGCATATAAATCTGACCGTGCTTTCAGGCCCAATGCGGCCCAACGGGTTATGCGCCCGATATCGTTACTGGAATAGCTTTCAGGCAAACTTGCCGCAGCCAGTTCTAATTCAGTGTCAATAAAATCGTAAATTTCTTTGAGGTCAGCGCGTTGTACCGCCCTTCCCTCTTCCAAGGTCAGCGGCGCTTTTACCAAAGGTACCCCGCCAAATAAATAGGCCAATTTGATATATTGATAGGCTCTTAACACACGAGCCTCGCCGATAAATCTGGCGATTAGTGCTTCATCCCGGCTGCCCTCGATTTTACCAACATTCGCCAAAAAGTAATTGGCCGCACCGATTCCTTTATAGGCACTACTCCAGGTATTGTACAATCGGGAGCTTGAAGCGTCGTAGGTACCAAGCTCGATATACGCATCCACAGCGAAAGGCTGATTAACATGCGCTATGTCCGTCAATGCATCTGAATAGAAGATTTCCGCTCCGTCAAGATCATTGTAGAGCGCATTTGCAGCAAGCTCCGCATCGGCTTGACTCTTCCAAAATATATTCTCCGACAGACGATCAGTTGGTACGGCATCCAACAGATTCTTATCACAGCCCATCAGCATAAGCGAAAACAGTCCGAAACTGAAAATCCAGTTTCCTCTTTGATATAGATATTTGTAAAAATTCATGAGTTTTTAATTAAATATTATAGTAACAATCACACTACAGGGTCAAATTCACACCCAGTGTATAAAGTCCAGTTTGCGGATAATATACTGCCCGTCCAGATTCCGCTTCGGGATCCAAATTCCATTCGTTCAATTTTGAAATTGTCCATAAATTTGTCGCGGATAGGTATACCCGTAATTTGTTGATTGCTGTCTTTCCGATTGCATTTAGGGGTATTGCATACCCAACCTGTATATTTTTCAAACGCAGATAAGAACCATTGACCACTAAACGGTCCGACGTTGCGACATTACGCAAATCATATTTGACCACACGCGGAAAGCGTGCATCGGTATGTGTCGGTGTCCAATAATTGCCTGTAAATATTTCATGTGTAAACCCTTCCTGATTTCCCATCTCCGCCAAAGCACCTGACAATCGCGTATCGACTTTCGCTGCTCCTTGAAAAAGGAGATCAAGATCAAAATTTTTAAAACTGAAACTCCCATTAATTCCGAAGGTATATTTGGGAAAGGAATTCCCGATGGCTGCCATGTCATTTGCATTGATTATACCGTCGCCATTCAAATCCACATATTTCACATCTCCAGGCTTCGTATTGGTGGCATACGTAGCACCATAAGCTTTAATTTCCTCCGCAGACTGAAAGATACCGTCGGTCTTATATCCCCAAAGGGTATTGATCGGGAGTCCTTTGGCAATAATATACCTTGGGTCAATATCCGACCCTGCGATATAGGGTCCTGTACCTTTTAAATCTGTTACTTCATTATGGTTGATACTAAAATTTGCATTTAATTGATAAGCAAAAGCCCCAGGAGCGCTTGGTCTTTTCTGATAATTTGCACTAAATTCCCAGCCACGATTCAGTACCGTTCCAGCATTTTGGGGCGAAGGTTTTAATCCCAAAACGGCGGGAATATCCAGATTCAGTAAAATATCGTCAGTTACCTTGTTATAATAATCCAAGGTAAACGTCAAGCGATTGTTTAGGAAAGCGGCATCCAAACCCAAGTCATACTGTGTCGTAGACTCCCAACCCAATTGCTGATTGGCATAACTATCCAGCCGATACCCCTGTACAGATTTACCTCCAAAATCATATCCTGCAGCGATCAAGGCCGAATAATAACTATACAAGTCGACAGATTGGTTTCCCGTCTTTCCCCAGGAAGCACGCAACTTGAATTCGTTCAACCAATTCCCTATGGGTTTCCAAAACTCTTCCTTGGATAGTAGCCATCCTGCTGATGCCGAAGGGAAAAAACCGTATTGTTTGTCTCCCGTAAAACGGGATGAACCATCATAGCGGCCATTCACTTCAAGCAGGTACTTGCCCTTCCAATCGTAGTTTACCCGACCAAAAAAAGAACGCAAGCCATACTGCACATCATAGCCGCTATTATTTTTTGTAGCGTCGTCAGCCCCCTGTCCAATAGAGGTAATGTCATTGTTGTAGAATCGTTCGCGATAGGCCGTAAGATAATTTTGGTAATTGTGAATCTGTGAATACCCAGCTAATGCCTTGATATGATTTGGCCCAGTCGTCAACTGATAGGTCAACAGGTTGTTCCATGTATACTCGCTGCTATTATCACGAATTTCGGTTAACGAATTGATCGGAAAACTCTTTACTATCCCGGTATTTCGGTCTTTATTTTCAAAAGCGTTCAAAAAGGTTTTGCTGTTGTTGAAGTTTACCCTAACACCAAATTGAGAAGTAAACAACAAATTTTTCACTAATTGAATGTCCGTTTTAACGATGGAGCTTAGGTAGTTTTCATTTACCTTTTTAAAACCACTTTTTTCAATCAACATTAAAGGATTATTTCCTTGCGTACTTAATCCGTAGGTACCATCATCATATTTAGGCACCACCCACATCGAGCCATGGAGAAAGTTATTGATCGGATCACGTCCGGGCTCGGCGGCTTTGCTATATCGATAGTTTATACTTCCCGTAAAATTAAGCCAAGAGGTTGCTTTGTAATCGTTGTTTAGCCGGATATCCGCCAATTCAGCACCATAATGCTCAATAATACCATCCTGCTTGTTATAACGAATGGCCAATCTAGAGCGCAGGATCTCATTTCCACCAGCGAATGACAAGGCATGATCTTGTTGAGGAGCTGTTTTCAACAGCGTGTCAAACCAGGTATTCGGTAAAGGATATCTTTCACGATCAGTTGCCGTTTGGTAAGCCGTAATGGATTCATCGCTAAATCGCGCTGGTACCGTCAGTCCCGCATTACGGTAGGCGTCCTGTTGCAATTGGAGGTAGGATACGGCATCCATCTGCTTGGGCTTATTAATTGATTTCTGTAAAGCGTAATAGCCATTATAATCAATCACAACATGTCCAGATTTTGCACTTTTGGTGGTTACAATAATTACGCCGTTGGTCGCGCGTGATCCATATATCGCCGTGGAAGCAGCATCCTTTAGGAGTGAAATTGAGGCAATATCATTGGGGTTTAACTTGGACCAGGGTTGTTCAATTCCATCCACGATGACCAAAGCATTATTCTTGCTGAGATCATATCCACTGGTGCTGCTCGAATTGGTATTAAATGTAGTCAATCCTCTGATTCGAATATTGGCAGCTGACTGTCCTGGTTTTCCACCAAGGTCTTGCACAGTTACCCCCGGCAATAGGCCCTGTAAAGATTGCTGCGTATTAGAAACCGGTCTTTTCGTCAGTTTATCACCATCAATACTGGCGATTGAATTGGTCAACGAGATTTTTTTCTGCGTTCCATAGCCAACAACGACCACTTCATCGAGGTCCTGTGTAACTGGATCCAATTCAATTTTCGTGGGAGATTCGGAAACTAACACGGTCTTTTTTTTGTAACCAATGCGCGAGAGTGTAATCGAAAAGGGTAATTTCTGTCCCGTTACAATTTGAAAAAAACCTTTTTGATCTGTTGTAACAACGTGAGTTACGGCTTCGAGTTGAATGGTTACGCCTTCAAGAGGCTGTTTAAGCTGGCTATCATATACATATCCCGATAAGGATGCATTGATAATTGGTCTAACATCTGTTTGCGCATATACCTGATGCCCAACGCCAGATAATAGTAAACATAGCGACAAGGTAGAATACCGGAGTACCCTAAGATTTTTCATAGATAAAGTGTTAATGGTGAATACGAACAAGTGCCAACGCCAATCGAAAACTTGTTTTTATTTTGAAGACATGGGGGGAAGCGAGCGCCTCCCCTGCTGTCAGTTTGAGAAAAGATAAGGGAAATTATCCTATATGGCACATTCGCATCTTTCTTACATCAGGGGATTTAGCCTTCAAAGACTTTGCAGTAATACCTACGAAAAATGTGCTTTTACTAATATTGATATGTTCCATAATAATGTGTTAATTCGCCGCGCTGAAAAGTAATACATGTTTTCTTTCGCGACCTGTTATCTTCTCACAAATATAGAAGTAATTTTAATATAATCTACTAATTCTATAGATTTTATTAAAAGAAATAAATAGGATATGCAGCGGGGTTATAAAAGCGAGCTGGCAGGCTTAAAAGATTGTCGATTAGGGATAAGCAAGAAAATTCTATTGTAGTGTTTTTAAATAGGTTTTAATTAGCAATATTCCTTCATCATGAAGTACAGTAGTCCCCTTTTGAGGCATATGCATCTCTCCCAATGTAGACATCCGTCCAATAATCTTAGCTTGTTTTAACCAAATCCCAGTTTCATTCAACGGACTTTCATACCTCAGATCCAGCATGGTCATATAAGCCGTTCCTTTAGGATTGTGACAATGGGCGCAATTGATCTCGAGATAAGCTCGGGCACGATTTGCAGTCGATTGACCAATATCCTCATAACCAAGCAAACTATTGGAAACTTTGAACGATTTCAGATCGATAGCCTCCATTTGGGTCAACCGGACCAATTGCTGGATACTGTCATCATCGTGAACGATTGTCCGGTTTAGATTTCTGATCTTCGGACCTATCGGGAGCAGCTGATTTCCTTGTCGATGGCATGCCATACAATCCTTTCGGGAAGGAATAATATAATTTGTTTGTCGCTCGACGCCTTTGTTGTCCAAAAAGGAGACATGCACGGAAGCATTGTCCATCAACAGAAAAGCTTCATCTTGGGCCGCATTCCACCGATAGGTAGCTGCGTTCCACTGTCCGTCTTTATGAATCAAAAGCCGCGTTTCAAGTAGCCGCTGTCTCGAGCTCCCTACCGCATCTCTCGAGGGATAAAAAAAAGTTTTGGCAATGATGGTACCATCGGGGAAGCTGGGCAAACCATCGTCTGTGGCGATCATTTTTCCTCCCTTAGGAAGAAAGATGACACGCCTTTTATCGGTATAGTCTGTAAATAGGGCCGAAGCTAATTCATAAGAGACCCCCTGATCGTTTGGAACAAGGTCAGCAATTTTGCCCTTGAATAAATTGTAATCAGATAATTTATCCCGAAACACAATATTATCTTTAGCGACTGTTCCCCGGCCCGTATTATTCAGTATAATAAAAAGTATGGGGATCAATAAAACACCCATCAAAATTAGCACTTTCTTCATTTCCCTAATGCTCTTCTACCCTTCCACCGTTATCTTAAACTCGGACGAAGATAAGATAAAAAAGAGATTACAGCGGTGGATGCCTTGTGTTGATTTTCAGATTTTACACTTAGGACATAAAACAATAAAAAAACAGTTACTTTATCAAAAAATAAAACAGTTTCATGGATATATACGCAAATAAAATGGCTATATTTAGCTGTCTTTTAACCAAAACTTCGGATCCATGGAAGATATGATTCTCTACAATCGGCTTCAGTTTGCATTTACTATTACATTTCATTATCTTTTCCCCCAATTGACCATGGGTTTATCGCTGATGATCGTGTACTTCAAATGGAAGTTTCTTCAGACTCAAAACGAAGATTACAACCATGCTTCAAAATTTTGGATGAAAATCTTTGCCCTTAATTTTACCATGGGCGTTGTCACCGGCATCCCCATGGAGTTTCAGTTTGGCACAAACTGGGCGAAGTTTTCGGAACTTACCGGTGGAATTATTGGACAGACCCTCGCTATGGAGGGCATGTTTTCCTTTTTCCTAGAATCTTCGTTTCTAGGAATGTTCCTTTTTGGAGAAAAGTTGCTCGGCCATAAGCTGCATTTTTTAGCTGGACTTATGGTCTTTATTGGATCTTGGGCAAGCGGTTTCCTGATTATAGCCACGCATTCTTGGATGCAACATCCAGTGGGCTATGAGATTCTTAAAAACGGAAAATTTGTACTGAATAATTTTAGCGCATTATTTAGTAACCCATGGCTCTGGCCCTCCTATCTCCACAACCAAGCCGCATCTTTGGTTACCAGTTCCTTTTTCGTTGCTTCTATTGGCGCATTTTATCTGCTCAGTGACAGGCATAGCAAATTTGGTAAGATATTCGTTAAAAGTGGTGTCATCTTTGGTGCAATCTCGTCGGTGATGCTTGCCTTTCCTACAGGAGATCTTGCCGCAAAAAATGTGGTAAAATACCAACCCGCTGCCTTTGCTGGAATGGAAGGGATTTTCAAAACAGAAAAAGGCGGTTCAGAGATTGTTCTGATCGGTCAACCGGACATGGAAAATAAAAAATTGGATAATAAAATAGCCGTACCGAATGTACTCAGTTTTCTTACCTATCAACGCTGGGATGCAGAAATTAAGGGATTAAATGAATTTGACCAATCGTTACACCCAACGAACGTGCCTGGGCTTTATTATAGTTATCACATCATGGTAGGTCTTGGTACCATATTCATTGGAGTCATGTTGCTCGCAGTGCTATTGCTGTGGCGAAACAGATTATACCAAACAAAATGGTTATTATGGATTATCATGTTTATGATCCCTTTTCCCTATATCGCCAATACGGCAGGATGGTACACAGCCGAGCTCGGAAGACAACCTTGGCTTGTGTATAATCTCATGAGAATGGTAGACGGTGTATCCCCTACAGTATCTTCCGGTAACACCTTATTCACCTTTTTGGGATTCGTTGGTCTGTACATTCTTTTGGGTTTACTATTTCTGATGTTAGTCCTCAAAATCATTAAAAAAGGTCCAGAAACTTACCCTGCATTAACCTAATTAGCTATGGAAATATTTTGGTTTATCGTATTAACTTTTATGTTGGGAATCTATATTGTACTCGATGGGTACGATTTTGGAGCAGGAATTGTCCATCTATTTTTCGCTAAGACGGAACTGGAAAAAAAAGCTATCACGAATTCCATTGGACCATTTTGGGATGCCAATGAAGTGTGGCTTATTGCTTCTGGAGGTGTCTTATTTTTTGCTTTTCCGACGCTTTACGCTTCCTCTTTCAGTGGATTTTACCTACCGCTAATGCTTGTGTTATGGCTACTTATTTTTAGGGCAATAAGCCTCGAATTGAGAGGTCAGATACACCATCGCCTTTGGGAAGCTTTGTGGGACAAAGCCTTTGGACTAGCAAGTTTATTGCTTGCGCTTTTCTTTGGCGCGGCTCTGGGAAACGTTGTTCGTGGAGTCAATCTTGGTATGGTCGAAAATGGTGTATCAACACAAGAGGCACATTATTTTTTCCTTGCACTTTGGAACCCGACATTTGACCCATTAGCTCAACATCAGGGCATCATAGACTGGTTCACTATCATATTAGGTTTAGTTGCCGTCGTTACATTAACCATCCACGGTGCAGGCTGGATCATTCTGAAAACATCCAGCACACTAAATACGAGACTAAAGAATATTGTTTTTAGGCTCAACTTTGTCTTGCTTATTCTCGTCATACTATCGGCCTATGTATGGCATTATGTGAAACCCATCTCCCTAAACAATCTTCAAAATCATTATTGGCTGTGGATATTCCCCGTGATTGCTGCCGTTGGATTACTTGGACAATTTTGGATCAAAACCTTTAAAAAAGACGGTATTGGATTCCTATTTTCATCGCTGTTCATCCTAGGGAGCTTTGCGACGACCGTTGCTTCCATGTTCCCGATAGTATTACCTTCGACGAATGACGTAAACCCTTCCTTGACGATTCAAAATGCGGCGGCGCATGAATATGGTCTTTCCGTAGGTTTAGGCTGGTTTATGTTTGCCGCAATTCTGGTAGTTTCTTATTTTATCATCCAATTTAGGGTCTTCAGAGGTAAGCTAGATAATGTAGGTTACGGCGAACATTAGGATGCGGGTTCGATTAAAGGTCTAATAACTTATGCTTCATTGCAAATTGTACAAGTTTAATCATATTTTTGACTTTAAATTTAGTCAGAAGATTACGCCGATGCGTTTCTACAGTTACTGGGCTTAAAAATAACTTTTCTGCGATCTGATTCGTTGTAAGTCCATTTGAAATCAAAATCAGAATCTCCTTTTCACGCCGTGTAAGCCTGGGAAGGCTTTTCATTGTGGAAACTGCGCCGGTGTATAGTTCTTTTGCGCGATCGCAAATTGATTCTTTACCATCTATCCCAAGTTGTACGCAATACAAAAATTCCTCGTTCGACACGTCCTTTAATATATAGCCATTTCCGCCAGCACGCATAAACTGAAAAATAAGATTGCCATCGGCTAAATTGCTCAAGGCGACTATAGGAACCAAAGGGAACTGCTTCCGGACCTGCCTACATACATCAACGCCGCTAGTGTTGGAAAGCTGCATATCCATCAAAACCAAGTCAACTTTCGTTGTATCCAAAAATTCAATCATCGCCACCTCTTCCAAAAATGGATATACCCGATACCCGTCCTGATTATTGAGAAAAGAAACGACCCCTTCCAGCAGTAAGGGATGATCGTCTAACACTGCAATTATCTTCATGACTCAGCAAATTTAAACAGTTATAGCAATTTCGATTTGGGTTCCGGATCCAAGCGTGCTCTGAATGTCAATTGATCCATTAATCCATTTAATCCTATTGACCATATTATTTAATCCCAATCCATAATTTAATACAGAAGAATCAAAGCCTTTACCATCATCCTCCACAAGTATATGTAATATTTCTTCCGATTTACTTACCTGAACAATAATGGTATCTGCATTTGCATACTTTAGTGCATTTGAAATCGCTTCTTGAACAATCCGATAGAGGGCCAATCCTTTTTGAAAATCTACATTCAATTCAGGTTCGTAATTCTCAAACTGAATGGAAACATGACTATTTTTCATTGCCAGACATAATTGCTCCAATGCTGCTATCAATCCAAACTGG
The genomic region above belongs to Sphingobacterium zeae and contains:
- a CDS encoding SusC/RagA family TonB-linked outer membrane protein, encoding MKNLRVLRYSTLSLCLLLSGVGHQVYAQTDVRPIINASLSGYVYDSQLKQPLEGVTIQLEAVTHVVTTDQKGFFQIVTGQKLPFSITLSRIGYKKKTVLVSESPTKIELDPVTQDLDEVVVVGYGTQKKISLTNSIASIDGDKLTKRPVSNTQQSLQGLLPGVTVQDLGGKPGQSAANIRIRGLTTFNTNSSSTSGYDLSKNNALVIVDGIEQPWSKLNPNDIASISLLKDAASTAIYGSRATNGVIIVTTKSAKSGHVVIDYNGYYALQKSINKPKQMDAVSYLQLQQDAYRNAGLTVPARFSDESITAYQTATDRERYPLPNTWFDTLLKTAPQQDHALSFAGGNEILRSRLAIRYNKQDGIIEHYGAELADIRLNNDYKATSWLNFTGSINYRYSKAAEPGRDPINNFLHGSMWVVPKYDDGTYGLSTQGNNPLMLIEKSGFKKVNENYLSSIVKTDIQLVKNLLFTSQFGVRVNFNNSKTFLNAFENKDRNTGIVKSFPINSLTEIRDNSSEYTWNNLLTYQLTTGPNHIKALAGYSQIHNYQNYLTAYRERFYNNDITSIGQGADDATKNNSGYDVQYGLRSFFGRVNYDWKGKYLLEVNGRYDGSSRFTGDKQYGFFPSASAGWLLSKEEFWKPIGNWLNEFKLRASWGKTGNQSVDLYSYYSALIAAGYDFGGKSVQGYRLDSYANQQLGWESTTQYDLGLDAAFLNNRLTFTLDYYNKVTDDILLNLDIPAVLGLKPSPQNAGTVLNRGWEFSANYQKRPSAPGAFAYQLNANFSINHNEVTDLKGTGPYIAGSDIDPRYIIAKGLPINTLWGYKTDGIFQSAEEIKAYGATYATNTKPGDVKYVDLNGDGIINANDMAAIGNSFPKYTFGINGSFSFKNFDLDLLFQGAAKVDTRLSGALAEMGNQEGFTHEIFTGNYWTPTHTDARFPRVVKYDLRNVATSDRLVVNGSYLRLKNIQVGYAIPLNAIGKTAINKLRVYLSATNLWTISKLNEWNLDPEAESGRAVYYPQTGLYTLGVNLTL
- a CDS encoding cytochrome ubiquinol oxidase subunit I, with translation MEDMILYNRLQFAFTITFHYLFPQLTMGLSLMIVYFKWKFLQTQNEDYNHASKFWMKIFALNFTMGVVTGIPMEFQFGTNWAKFSELTGGIIGQTLAMEGMFSFFLESSFLGMFLFGEKLLGHKLHFLAGLMVFIGSWASGFLIIATHSWMQHPVGYEILKNGKFVLNNFSALFSNPWLWPSYLHNQAASLVTSSFFVASIGAFYLLSDRHSKFGKIFVKSGVIFGAISSVMLAFPTGDLAAKNVVKYQPAAFAGMEGIFKTEKGGSEIVLIGQPDMENKKLDNKIAVPNVLSFLTYQRWDAEIKGLNEFDQSLHPTNVPGLYYSYHIMVGLGTIFIGVMLLAVLLLWRNRLYQTKWLLWIIMFMIPFPYIANTAGWYTAELGRQPWLVYNLMRMVDGVSPTVSSGNTLFTFLGFVGLYILLGLLFLMLVLKIIKKGPETYPALT
- the cydB gene encoding cytochrome d ubiquinol oxidase subunit II, with the translated sequence MEIFWFIVLTFMLGIYIVLDGYDFGAGIVHLFFAKTELEKKAITNSIGPFWDANEVWLIASGGVLFFAFPTLYASSFSGFYLPLMLVLWLLIFRAISLELRGQIHHRLWEALWDKAFGLASLLLALFFGAALGNVVRGVNLGMVENGVSTQEAHYFFLALWNPTFDPLAQHQGIIDWFTIILGLVAVVTLTIHGAGWIILKTSSTLNTRLKNIVFRLNFVLLILVILSAYVWHYVKPISLNNLQNHYWLWIFPVIAAVGLLGQFWIKTFKKDGIGFLFSSLFILGSFATTVASMFPIVLPSTNDVNPSLTIQNAAAHEYGLSVGLGWFMFAAILVVSYFIIQFRVFRGKLDNVGYGEH
- a CDS encoding response regulator — protein: MKIIAVLDDHPLLLEGVVSFLNNQDGYRVYPFLEEVAMIEFLDTTKVDLVLMDMQLSNTSGVDVCRQVRKQFPLVPIVALSNLADGNLIFQFMRAGGNGYILKDVSNEEFLYCVQLGIDGKESICDRAKELYTGAVSTMKSLPRLTRREKEILILISNGLTTNQIAEKLFLSPVTVETHRRNLLTKFKVKNMIKLVQFAMKHKLLDL